From a region of the Chrysemys picta bellii isolate R12L10 chromosome 7, ASM1138683v2, whole genome shotgun sequence genome:
- the LOC101937671 gene encoding calmodulin-1, which translates to MADQLTEEQIAEFKEAFSLFDKDGDGTITTKELGTVMRSLGQNPTEAELQDMINEVDADGNGTIDFPEFLTMMARKMKDTDSEEEIREAFRVFDKDGNGYISAAELRHVMTNLGEKLTDEEVDEMIREADIDGDGQVNYEEFVQMMTAK; encoded by the exons atg GCAGACCAGCTGACAGAAGAACAGATCGCAG AATTCAAGGAAGCCTTCTCCCTTTTTGACAAGGATGGGGATGGCACCATTACCACCAAGGAGCTGGGTACCGTCATGAGGTCCCTAGGGCAGAACCCCACCGAGGCAGAGTTGCAGGACATGATCAATGAGGTGGACGCTGATG GGAATGGCACCATTGACTTCCCTGAGTTCCTAACCATGATGGCAAGGAAGATGAAGGATACGGACAGTGAGGAGGAGATCCGTGAGGCCTTCAGGGTGTTTGACAAG GATGGGAATGGGTACATCAGTGCAGCCGAGCTGCGCCACGTCATGACCAATCTGGGTGAGAAGCTGACAGATGAGGAGGTGGATGAGATGATCCGGGAAGCTGACATCGATGGTGATGGACAGGTCAACTATGAAg AGTTTGTACAGATGATGACAGCTAAGTAG
- the SLC3A2 gene encoding amino acid transporter heavy chain SLC3A2: MSQDAEVDMKEVELNEMEPEKQPMTGSPSSGSPGTLGEKNGMVKVKVPEEDGEADAGTKFTGLSKEELLQVAGTPAWVRTRWALLILFWLGWLGMLAGAIVIIIQAPRCKELPPQEWWHKGGIYRIQALEAFQDSDADGVGDLAGVEQRIDYLSSLKVKGLVIGPIHVNTPDNLVRSDLQEVDPQLGTKETFAKLLEAAKKKSLKVILDLTPNYRGQMPWFSQETPRNSDFQSKMKAALEFWLEFGVAGIQMEGVEKLNDSQLLVEWKNLTSQYSSDGNARVLIAGTGQRDSWQIFSLLNETSADLLVSPYLMGLGEEPTGEKVENAIKEYIQASGEKWPSWSVGGPRTGHMASLVKERLLRLYHMLLFTLPGTPFTNYGDEIGLQEQPGQSGVPHMQWNDSANFGFSSKSLPQGGGSSSSNITVKAQSEDRSSLLSLFQHLSELRGKERSLLHGEFMMLPTVPNVCVYLRSWDQNKRFLVVLNLAGTHSSVTLSHSLLPSEATVELSTDPQRQEGQLALQGLTLEPSEGLLLHFPYVA, translated from the exons ATGAGCCAGGACGCAGAGGTGGACATGAAGGAGGTGGAGTTGAACGAGAtggagccagagaagcagcccatgACGGGCTCCCCCTCCTCGGGATCCCCGGGCACCCTGGGCGAGAAGAACGGGATGGTGAAGGTGAAGGTGCCCGAGGAGGATGGCGAGGCGGATGCTGGCACCAAGTTCACGGGGCTGTCCAAGGAGGAGCTGCTGCAAGTAGCGGGCACTCCAGCGTGGGTGCGCACCCGCTGGGCCCTGCTCATCCTCTTCTGGCTGGGTTGGCTGGGCATGCTGGCGGGGGCCATCGTCATCATCATCCAGGCTCCCCGCTGCAAGGAGCTGCCTCCCCAGGAGTGGTGGCACAAGGGGGGCATTTACCGCATCCAGGCACTGGAGGCCTTCCAGGACTCGGATGCCGATGGAGTCGGGGACTTAGCAG GGGTGGAGCAGCGCATCGATTACCTGAGCTCCCTGAAGGTGAAGGGGCTGGTAATTGGGCCCATACATGTTAACACCCCTGACAACCTGGTCCGCTCGGACCTGCAGGAAGTGGACCCCCAGCTCGGCACCAAGGAGACCTTTGCCAAGCTGTTGGAGGCTGCCAAGAAGAAGA GTCTCAAGGTCATCCTGGACCTGACCCCCAATTACCGTGGACAGATGCCCTGGTTCAGCCAGGAGACCCCCCGCAACAGTGATTTCCAGTCTAAAATGAAG GCTGCACTGGAGTTCTGGCTGGAGTTTGGCGTGGCAGGGATCCAGATGGAGGGAGTAGAGAAGCTCAAT GACTCCCAGCTTCTAGTGGAGTGGAAGAACCTCACCAGCCAGTACAGTTCTGATGGCAATGCCAG ggtGCTGATCGCTGGGACAGGTCAACGAGATTCCTGGCAGATCTTCTCCCTGCTGAACGAGACCAGCGCTGACCTCCTGGTCAGCCCGTATctgatggggctgggggaagagcccACTGGGGAGAAGGTGGAAAACGCGATCAAAGAGTACATCCAGGCTTCAGGAGAGAAGTGGCCCAGCTGGAGT GTGGGGGGCCCAAGGACAGGACACATGGCCTCTCTTGTGAAGGAGCGGTTGCTGCGGCTCTATCACATGCTACTTTTCACGCTGCCAGGGACACCCTTCACCAACTACGGGGATGAAATTGGGCTGCAGgagcagccaggacag TCCGGCGTACCCCACATGCAGTGGAATGATTCGGCCAACTTTGGCTTCTCCTCAAAGTCATTGCCTCAaggtgggggcagcagcagcagcaacatcaCTGTGAAG GCACAGAGTGAGGACCGCTCCTCACTGCTCTCCTTGTTCCAGCACCTGAGCGAGCTGCGGGGCAAGGAGCGCTCACTGTTGCATGGGGAATTCATGATGCTGCCCACGGTGCCGAATGTCTGTGTCTACCTGCGCAGCTGGGACCAGAACAAACGCTTCCTGGTGGTCCTCAACTTAGCTGGCACCCACAGCTCTGTCACCCTCTCCCACTCTCTCCTGCCTTCTGAGGCCACTGTGGAGCTCAGCACTGACCCCCAGCGCCAGGAGGGGCAGCTGGCCCTGCAGGGCCTGACATTGGAGCCCTCTGAGGGGTTGCTGCTGCATTTCCCCTATGTAGCCTAG